From a single Bradyrhizobium sediminis genomic region:
- a CDS encoding ribonuclease HII yields the protein MSRDKSGKDEAKPPKGAIAVAPPSFRRERALIKRGIWPIAGCDEAGRGPLAGPVVAAAVVLDPKRIPKGIDDSKRLTAERREELFEQICATASIAVAFGSPARIDRDNILRASLWALERAVQALPEMPQHVFVDGRDRLDVACECSAVIGGDGLVLSIAAASIVAKVTRDRLMCALAQDCPGYGFESHKGYAVPEHLEALDRLGPSVHHRRFFAPVVAAREKHHPSTVERDLFTRETPAGAEVAAAI from the coding sequence ATGAGTCGCGACAAATCCGGGAAAGACGAGGCCAAGCCGCCGAAGGGCGCGATTGCCGTAGCGCCGCCGAGCTTTCGGCGCGAGCGCGCGCTGATCAAGCGTGGCATCTGGCCAATCGCCGGCTGCGACGAGGCCGGGCGCGGCCCGCTGGCGGGCCCGGTGGTGGCCGCCGCCGTGGTGCTCGACCCGAAGCGGATCCCCAAGGGCATCGACGATTCAAAGCGGCTGACGGCGGAACGCCGCGAGGAACTGTTCGAGCAGATTTGCGCCACCGCGTCGATTGCGGTCGCGTTCGGTTCGCCGGCGCGGATCGATCGCGACAATATCCTGCGCGCCTCGCTGTGGGCGCTCGAACGTGCGGTGCAGGCGTTGCCGGAGATGCCGCAGCATGTGTTCGTCGACGGCCGCGACCGGCTCGACGTCGCCTGCGAATGCTCCGCCGTGATCGGCGGCGACGGGCTGGTGCTGTCGATCGCGGCGGCGTCGATCGTTGCCAAAGTGACGCGCGACCGCCTGATGTGCGCGCTGGCGCAGGATTGCCCGGGCTACGGTTTCGAATCCCACAAGGGCTATGCCGTGCCCGAGCATCTCGAAGCGCTGGACCGGCTCGGGCCGAGCGTCCATCACCGCCGCTTCTTCGCCCCGGTCGTGGCCGCGCGGGAAAAACATCACCCCTCGACCGTCGAGCGCGATCTCTTTACGAGGGAAACGCCTGCAGGTGCCGAGGTTGCGGCCGCCATCTAG
- a CDS encoding glycosyltransferase family 39 protein, translating to MRFTSLIVELIRARPRLVVWLVVLLQAALWLILPLLLYRSPPGDLATMLAFGREYQVGTDLGPPLAFWLADIAFRAAGNHMFGVYLLAQLCAVATFWTLFLLARAIVGGQQAVLAILLTLTVTAFSSPGAEFGPLVLARPLWALLLLHSWQLIGQNRRNAWFAWSIEAGLLLLTTSAAIGLLLLIAGFALATVRGRRMLMSFDPLFALLVIVVLALPWLVWLIRADMLALPPWPAVADLSGRALHWGKLLGGLLLAISGILVLVVLNSGWFNRNPEETPIIYRPPVDPLARNFVYFFAIAPALAGSLISGLFNLDGVVGGAGVALMMSGLAVIVATGDLVHLRRQRVLRTVWALAVLAPAFAATATTLFLPWTGGTEVATSLPARAIAHFFGDSFERRTNQRLRAVAGDPQLAALISLDTGRPHLLLDAAPQRTPWLTPAKFNETGGVVVWRASDTSGTPPADIAQRFPGLVPEVPRAFEWLVTGRQPLLRIGWAIVRPKGP from the coding sequence ATGCGTTTCACCTCCCTGATTGTCGAACTGATCCGCGCCCGGCCGCGGCTGGTGGTGTGGCTCGTGGTGCTGCTGCAGGCGGCGTTGTGGCTGATCCTGCCGCTGCTGTTGTATCGCAGCCCGCCCGGCGATCTCGCGACGATGCTGGCCTTCGGCCGGGAATATCAGGTCGGCACCGATCTCGGTCCGCCGCTGGCGTTCTGGCTCGCCGATATCGCGTTCCGCGCCGCCGGCAACCACATGTTCGGCGTCTATCTGCTGGCGCAGCTCTGCGCGGTCGCGACCTTCTGGACACTATTCTTGCTGGCGCGCGCCATTGTCGGCGGACAACAGGCCGTGCTCGCGATTTTGCTGACGCTGACGGTCACGGCCTTCAGTTCGCCCGGCGCCGAGTTCGGTCCCCTGGTGCTGGCGCGCCCGCTCTGGGCGTTGCTGCTGCTGCACTCCTGGCAGTTGATCGGCCAGAACCGGCGCAACGCGTGGTTCGCGTGGTCGATCGAGGCAGGCCTCCTGCTGCTGACGACCTCCGCCGCAATCGGCCTGCTTCTGCTGATCGCCGGCTTTGCGCTCGCCACCGTCCGCGGGCGGCGCATGCTGATGTCGTTCGATCCGCTGTTCGCGCTGTTGGTGATCGTCGTGCTGGCGCTGCCCTGGCTGGTCTGGCTGATCCGCGCCGACATGCTGGCATTGCCGCCATGGCCGGCGGTTGCCGATCTCAGCGGCAGGGCGCTGCACTGGGGCAAATTGCTCGGCGGCCTGCTGCTGGCGATTTCGGGGATCCTGGTCCTGGTGGTGCTCAATTCCGGCTGGTTCAACCGCAACCCGGAAGAGACGCCGATCATCTACCGGCCGCCGGTCGATCCGCTGGCGCGCAATTTCGTTTACTTCTTCGCCATCGCGCCCGCGCTGGCGGGAAGCCTGATCTCCGGCCTGTTCAATCTCGACGGCGTCGTGGGCGGGGCGGGCGTCGCGCTGATGATGTCGGGACTGGCCGTGATCGTCGCGACCGGCGATCTGGTCCATCTGCGGCGTCAGCGCGTCCTGCGCACGGTCTGGGCGCTCGCCGTCCTCGCGCCTGCGTTCGCGGCAACCGCGACCACGCTGTTTCTGCCCTGGACCGGCGGCACCGAAGTGGCGACCTCGCTGCCTGCGCGCGCGATCGCGCATTTTTTCGGCGACAGTTTCGAGCGGCGCACCAACCAGCGGCTGCGCGCGGTGGCCGGCGATCCGCAGCTGGCGGCGCTGATTTCGCTGGATACCGGGCGTCCGCATCTGCTGCTCGATGCCGCGCCGCAACGGACGCCGTGGCTGACACCGGCGAAATTCAACGAAACCGGCGGCGTCGTGGTGTGGCGCGCGTCCGATACATCAGGCACGCCGCCCGCCGATATCGCGCAACGCTTTCCCGGTCTGGTGCCGGAAGTGCCGCGGGCGTTCGAATGGCTGGTGACCGGACGGCAGCCGCTGCTGCGGATCGGCTGGGCTATCGTGCGGCCGAAGGGGCCGTAA
- a CDS encoding uracil-DNA glycosylase, with protein sequence MTPENAPTVQQLLAFYLEAGVDCALTDEPVNRLSDPDIMPAPREAAPARPVRTIPAAPAIPAARAEAPAAPEAAIQSAREAARTAPSLEALRTLMETFDGCALKSTATRLVFADGNPQARVMFVGEAPGREEDIEGLPFVGRSGKLLDRMMAAIGLDRSSVYIANVIPWRPPGNRTPTPQETQICLPFIQRQIELVNPDVLVTLGNPSTQTLLSTREGIMKTRGRWFDYDTGTRTIRALATFHPAYLLRSPSYKRMAWQDLRAIAKALEQAQASS encoded by the coding sequence ATGACGCCCGAGAACGCACCTACCGTCCAGCAATTGCTGGCCTTTTATCTGGAGGCCGGGGTCGACTGTGCGCTGACCGACGAGCCGGTCAACCGGCTGTCCGATCCCGACATCATGCCGGCCCCCCGCGAGGCGGCGCCGGCCCGGCCCGTCAGGACAATTCCCGCCGCTCCGGCGATCCCGGCCGCGCGCGCCGAGGCGCCGGCCGCGCCGGAGGCCGCTATCCAGTCGGCCCGGGAAGCGGCGCGCACCGCGCCCTCGCTCGAGGCGCTGCGGACGCTGATGGAGACGTTCGACGGCTGCGCGCTGAAGTCGACCGCCACCCGCCTGGTATTCGCCGACGGCAATCCGCAGGCGCGCGTCATGTTCGTCGGCGAGGCTCCCGGGCGCGAGGAAGACATCGAGGGCCTGCCGTTCGTCGGCCGTTCCGGCAAGTTGCTCGACCGCATGATGGCGGCGATCGGGCTCGACCGCTCCAGCGTCTACATCGCCAACGTCATTCCTTGGCGGCCGCCCGGCAACCGCACACCGACGCCGCAGGAAACCCAGATCTGCCTGCCCTTCATCCAGCGGCAAATTGAACTGGTGAACCCGGACGTGCTGGTGACGCTCGGCAACCCCTCGACCCAGACCCTGCTGTCGACGCGCGAGGGCATCATGAAGACCCGCGGGCGCTGGTTCGACTACGACACCGGCACGCGGACGATCCGCGCGCTCGCCACCTTCCATCCGGCCTATCTGTTGCGCTCGCCGTCCTACAAGCGGATGGCGTGGCAGGATCTGCGGGCAATCGCCAAGGCGCTGGAGCAGGCACAGGCCTCATCCTGA
- a CDS encoding electron transfer flavoprotein-ubiquinone oxidoreductase, whose product MSSEELPPRESMDFDVVIVGAGPSGLAAAIRLKQLNADLSIVVVEKGSEVGAHILSGAVIDPVSLDKLVPDWREDADCPLKTQVKTDKFYWMTAGSAIPLPAIAMPPLMNNHHCYIGSLGNVCRWLARKAEALGVEIYPGFAATEVLYDDKGAVRGIATGDMGIAKDGTHKDSFTRGMELLGKYTLFAEGARGSLTKQLIAKFSLDAGSEPPKFGIGLKEVWQIDPTKHQKGLIQHSFGWPLNNSTGGGSFLYHYDDNLVAVGFVLHLNYDDPYLSPFDEFQRFKTHPAIRNLFEGGKRLAYGARAITEGGYQSVPRLCFAGGALIGCAAGFVNVPRIKGVHNAMGSGMLAAEHVIAALGAGRANDELVEYENAWRGSAVGKDLYRVRNVKPLWSKFGTVIGVALGGIDMWCNTLGFSLFGTQSHAKPDRKTLDPAKAHAPIAYPKPDGKISFDKLSSVFLSNTNHEEDQPVHLKVADMNLQKTSEHDVYAGPSNRYCPAGVYEWVEEASGPRFQINAQNCVHCKTCDVKDPNGNITWVPPEGGGGPNYEAM is encoded by the coding sequence ATGAGCAGCGAAGAATTACCCCCGCGCGAATCCATGGACTTCGACGTCGTGATCGTCGGCGCCGGGCCGTCCGGCCTGGCGGCCGCGATCCGGTTGAAGCAACTCAACGCCGATCTCAGCATCGTCGTGGTGGAGAAGGGCTCCGAGGTCGGCGCGCATATCCTGTCCGGCGCGGTGATCGATCCGGTGTCGCTCGACAAACTGGTTCCGGACTGGCGCGAGGACGCCGATTGCCCGCTGAAGACGCAGGTCAAGACCGACAAGTTCTACTGGATGACCGCGGGATCGGCGATCCCGCTGCCGGCGATCGCGATGCCGCCGCTGATGAACAATCATCATTGCTATATCGGCTCGCTCGGCAATGTCTGCCGCTGGCTGGCGCGAAAGGCCGAGGCGCTCGGCGTCGAGATCTATCCGGGGTTCGCTGCGACTGAGGTGCTGTACGACGACAAGGGCGCGGTGCGCGGCATCGCCACCGGCGACATGGGCATCGCCAAGGACGGCACCCACAAGGACTCGTTTACCCGCGGCATGGAACTGCTCGGCAAATACACGCTGTTCGCCGAAGGCGCCCGCGGCAGCCTGACCAAGCAGCTGATCGCGAAATTCTCGCTGGACGCGGGCAGCGAGCCGCCGAAATTCGGCATCGGCCTCAAGGAAGTCTGGCAGATCGACCCCACCAAACACCAGAAGGGCCTGATCCAGCATTCGTTCGGCTGGCCGCTCAACAATTCGACCGGCGGCGGCTCGTTCCTCTATCACTACGACGACAATCTGGTGGCGGTCGGATTCGTGCTGCATCTCAATTACGACGATCCTTATCTGTCGCCGTTCGACGAATTCCAGCGCTTCAAGACCCACCCGGCGATCCGAAACCTGTTCGAAGGCGGCAAGCGGCTCGCCTACGGCGCGCGCGCCATCACCGAGGGCGGCTATCAGTCGGTGCCGCGGCTTTGCTTCGCCGGCGGCGCGCTGATCGGCTGCGCGGCGGGTTTCGTCAACGTGCCGCGCATCAAGGGCGTGCACAATGCGATGGGCAGCGGCATGCTGGCGGCCGAGCACGTCATCGCAGCACTCGGCGCCGGCCGCGCCAACGACGAACTGGTCGAATACGAAAACGCCTGGCGCGGGTCGGCGGTCGGCAAGGATCTGTACCGGGTCCGCAACGTCAAGCCGCTGTGGTCGAAGTTCGGCACCGTGATCGGCGTCGCCCTCGGCGGCATCGACATGTGGTGCAACACGCTCGGCTTCTCGCTGTTCGGAACCCAGTCGCACGCCAAGCCCGACCGCAAGACGCTCGACCCGGCGAAGGCGCATGCGCCGATCGCGTACCCGAAGCCGGATGGCAAGATATCGTTCGACAAGCTTTCGTCAGTGTTCCTGTCCAATACCAACCACGAAGAGGACCAGCCGGTTCACCTCAAGGTCGCCGACATGAACCTGCAGAAGACGTCCGAGCACGATGTCTATGCCGGTCCGTCCAACCGCTATTGCCCGGCGGGCGTCTATGAATGGGTCGAGGAAGCGTCGGGTCCCCGCTTCCAGATCAACGCGCAGAATTGCGTCCATTGCAAGACCTGCGACGTGAAGGACCCCAACGGCAACATCACCTGGGTTCCGCCGGAGGGCGGCGGCGGTCCGAACTACGAGGCGATGTGA
- a CDS encoding tetratricopeptide repeat protein: MFSIRFNRRTLAALAFAALAAPGSVAAQTPDHTADNSAQFPTKGDLKSMTTSGSYLAARHASVERDASSAAAFYRSALRTDPKNNELLDRAFISSLADGDIDEAVKLADRILTIDKSNRVARLVVGVRDLKQKKYSTAQININQSIRGPITDLVATLLSGWASYGAGDTKAAVANIDKLTGPEWYPIFKDLHSGMILELAGKEKDAGIRLERAHKLDDSMLRVAEAYGRWLSRGKDPAAATAVYAAFDKKLPRHPLVQEGLRETKAGKKMSPLVDSPQAGAAEALYGIGATLTRRGGEDLALVYLQLSLYLAPNHPLALLSLADLYETVKKPRMAIKVYERMPAGSPLKRNAQIQLATNLDAADRSDEAIKILKGVTAEDPRDIEAIMALGNIERGRKRFADCAQTYGQGIDVMPPGNEKNAWVTYYYRGICEERSKQWSKAEADMRKALELQPEQPHVLNYLGYSWIDQGINLDEGMKMIKRAVDQRPDDGYIVDSLGWAFYRIGNYADAVKNLERAIDLKPEDPTINDHLGDAYWRVGRTLEAKFQWAHARDLKPEPDELPKIEAKIENGLPEDTSSAASADKKKDDGKGG; this comes from the coding sequence ATGTTTTCCATTCGTTTCAATCGCCGGACCCTTGCCGCACTCGCCTTCGCCGCGCTGGCAGCGCCCGGTTCGGTTGCGGCCCAGACACCCGATCATACCGCCGACAATTCGGCGCAGTTCCCGACCAAGGGCGACCTGAAGTCGATGACCACATCGGGCAGCTATCTGGCCGCCCGTCACGCCAGCGTCGAGCGTGACGCCTCTTCGGCGGCGGCGTTCTACCGCTCGGCGCTGCGCACCGATCCGAAGAACAACGAGTTGCTCGATCGCGCGTTCATTTCCTCGCTCGCGGACGGCGACATCGACGAGGCGGTAAAGCTCGCCGACCGCATCCTGACGATCGACAAATCCAATCGCGTCGCCCGCCTCGTGGTCGGCGTGCGCGATCTCAAGCAGAAGAAATATTCCACCGCGCAGATCAACATCAATCAGTCGATTCGCGGACCGATCACGGATCTGGTGGCGACGCTGTTGTCGGGCTGGGCCAGCTACGGCGCCGGCGACACCAAGGCCGCGGTCGCCAACATCGACAAGCTGACCGGTCCGGAATGGTATCCGATCTTCAAGGACCTGCATTCCGGCATGATCCTCGAACTCGCGGGCAAGGAAAAGGACGCCGGGATACGTCTGGAGCGGGCCCACAAGCTCGACGATTCCATGCTGCGGGTGGCCGAGGCCTATGGGCGCTGGCTGTCGCGCGGCAAGGATCCGGCGGCGGCCACCGCCGTCTACGCGGCGTTCGACAAGAAGCTGCCGCGGCATCCGCTGGTACAGGAAGGCCTGCGCGAAACCAAAGCCGGCAAGAAGATGTCGCCGCTGGTCGATTCGCCGCAGGCCGGCGCCGCCGAGGCGCTCTACGGCATCGGCGCCACCTTGACGCGGCGCGGCGGCGAAGACCTCGCGCTGGTCTATCTGCAGCTCTCGCTCTATCTCGCACCCAATCATCCGCTGGCGCTGTTGTCGCTGGCCGATCTCTACGAGACCGTGAAGAAGCCCAGGATGGCGATTAAGGTCTATGAGCGGATGCCGGCCGGTTCGCCGCTGAAGCGCAACGCGCAGATTCAGCTCGCGACCAACCTCGACGCCGCCGACCGCAGCGACGAGGCGATCAAGATCCTGAAGGGCGTCACCGCGGAAGATCCCAGGGACATCGAAGCCATCATGGCGCTCGGCAATATCGAGCGCGGCCGCAAGCGGTTCGCCGACTGCGCCCAGACCTACGGTCAGGGCATCGATGTGATGCCGCCGGGCAACGAAAAGAACGCCTGGGTAACCTATTATTACCGCGGCATTTGCGAGGAGCGTTCCAAGCAGTGGAGCAAGGCGGAAGCCGACATGCGCAAGGCGCTGGAGCTGCAGCCCGAGCAGCCGCACGTGCTGAACTATCTCGGCTACTCGTGGATCGATCAGGGCATCAATCTCGACGAAGGCATGAAGATGATCAAGCGCGCCGTCGATCAGCGCCCGGACGACGGCTACATCGTGGACTCGCTGGGCTGGGCGTTCTACCGCATCGGCAACTATGCGGACGCGGTGAAAAATCTCGAGCGCGCGATCGATCTCAAGCCCGAAGACCCGACCATCAACGACCATCTCGGCGACGCCTATTGGCGCGTCGGCCGCACGCTGGAGGCGAAATTCCAGTGGGCCCACGCCCGCGACCTCAAGCCCGAGCCGGACGAACTGCCGAAGATCGAGGCCAAGATCGAAAACGGGCTGCCGGAGGACACCTCGTCGGCGGCGTCCGCCGACAAGAAAAAAGATGATGGCAAGGGCGGCTGA
- a CDS encoding 4-(cytidine 5'-diphospho)-2-C-methyl-D-erythritol kinase, whose protein sequence is MLMEEGRAKVNLTLRVVGRRVDGYHDLESVVAFADCADRITLTPGATLDLETTGPLAQACGEAADNLVFKAAQLLSERVPDLKLGAFVLDKKLPVAAGIGGGSADAAAALRLLAQANGLALDDPRLIEVARLTGADVPVCLASRACVMTGVGEALMPLSLPIMPCVMVNPRIPVATKDVFAALGLRNGELLVGATDVIRTPGWPEQGASVEDWVEALSSASNDLEEPAMRIQPVIGEVLSALNATNGAWLARMSGSGATCFAIYENTADARRAAQKISRDHPQWWVHAGVLS, encoded by the coding sequence ATGCTGATGGAAGAGGGGCGTGCCAAGGTCAACCTGACCCTGCGGGTGGTCGGGCGCCGCGTCGACGGTTATCACGATCTCGAAAGCGTGGTGGCGTTCGCCGATTGCGCCGATCGCATCACGCTGACGCCGGGCGCCACACTGGATCTCGAGACCACCGGGCCGCTGGCGCAGGCCTGCGGCGAGGCCGCGGACAATCTGGTGTTCAAGGCGGCGCAACTGCTCAGCGAACGCGTGCCGGATCTCAAGCTCGGCGCTTTCGTGCTCGACAAGAAGCTGCCGGTCGCTGCCGGCATCGGCGGCGGTTCGGCCGACGCCGCGGCGGCGCTGCGCCTGCTGGCGCAGGCCAACGGGCTTGCGCTCGACGATCCGCGCCTGATCGAGGTCGCGCGGCTGACCGGCGCCGACGTGCCGGTGTGTCTTGCCTCGCGCGCCTGCGTCATGACCGGCGTCGGCGAAGCCTTGATGCCGCTGAGCCTGCCGATCATGCCCTGCGTGATGGTCAACCCGCGGATTCCGGTCGCGACCAAGGACGTGTTTGCAGCACTGGGCTTGCGCAACGGCGAACTGCTGGTTGGCGCCACCGACGTGATCCGGACGCCGGGCTGGCCGGAGCAGGGGGCGTCGGTCGAAGACTGGGTTGAGGCGCTCAGCTCTGCCTCCAACGATCTCGAAGAGCCGGCGATGCGCATTCAGCCCGTGATCGGCGAAGTGCTCTCGGCGCTCAACGCCACCAACGGGGCCTGGCTGGCGCGGATGTCGGGGTCGGGTGCGACCTGCTTTGCGATCTATGAGAACACCGCGGACGCCCGGCGCGCGGCGCAGAAGATCAGCCGCGACCACCCGCAATGGTGGGTGCATGCGGGCGTGCTGAGCTAA
- a CDS encoding polyprenyl synthetase family protein: MAVIVPFESPSNASIDELVGLVAADMERVNATILSRTGSEVTMIPEVANHLISSGGKRLRPMLTLAMAGLAGYSGEGHIKLAASVEFMHTATLLHDDVVDESELRRGKLSARMLWGNEASVLVGDFLLGQAFRMMVEVGSLRALDILSSAAATIAEGEVMQLAAAKNTATTEDEYLAVIRGKTAELFAAACEVGPVIANRPKAEQTACRSVGMNLGIAFQLVDDVLDYGGKAAKLGKNIGDDFREGKITLPVVLAFRRGNDSERAFWVKALERGEIGDGDLDHAIGLMTKHRALEDTINRAQHYGAMAVDALALFPASPMKTALEQVVAFCLARSH; encoded by the coding sequence GTGGCGGTTATTGTACCCTTCGAGAGCCCATCGAACGCTTCGATAGATGAGCTGGTCGGGCTTGTCGCCGCCGACATGGAGCGGGTCAACGCGACGATCCTGTCGCGGACCGGCTCCGAGGTCACCATGATCCCCGAGGTCGCCAACCACCTGATTTCCTCAGGGGGCAAAAGGCTGCGGCCGATGCTGACGCTGGCGATGGCGGGTCTCGCCGGCTATTCCGGCGAGGGCCATATCAAGCTCGCCGCTTCGGTCGAATTCATGCATACCGCCACGCTGCTGCATGACGACGTGGTCGACGAAAGCGAACTCCGGCGCGGCAAACTGTCGGCGCGCATGCTGTGGGGCAACGAGGCCAGCGTGCTGGTCGGCGACTTCCTGCTCGGCCAGGCCTTCCGGATGATGGTCGAGGTCGGCTCGCTGCGCGCGCTCGACATTCTGTCGTCCGCCGCGGCCACCATCGCCGAGGGCGAAGTGATGCAGCTTGCGGCGGCGAAAAATACCGCGACCACGGAAGACGAGTACCTCGCCGTGATCAGGGGCAAGACCGCCGAGCTGTTCGCGGCGGCTTGCGAGGTCGGCCCTGTCATCGCCAATCGTCCGAAGGCCGAGCAGACCGCGTGCCGCTCGGTCGGCATGAACCTCGGCATCGCGTTCCAACTGGTGGACGACGTGCTGGACTACGGCGGCAAGGCCGCCAAGCTCGGCAAGAACATCGGCGACGATTTCCGCGAAGGCAAGATCACGCTGCCGGTGGTGCTGGCGTTCCGCCGCGGCAACGACTCCGAGCGCGCGTTCTGGGTCAAGGCGCTGGAGCGCGGCGAGATCGGCGACGGCGATCTCGATCACGCCATCGGGCTGATGACCAAGCACCGCGCGCTGGAGGATACCATCAACCGCGCCCAGCATTACGGCGCGATGGCGGTCGATGCGCTGGCGCTGTTTCCAGCCTCGCCGATGAAGACCGCGCTGGAGCAGGTGGTGGCGTTCTGCCTGGCGAGGTCGCACTGA
- a CDS encoding putative signal transducing protein — translation MRELVRTNDMVLVSAVGALLDGAHIHHLVLDQNMSILEGSLGVLPRRILVHEDDDREARQILSDAGLAHELRADD, via the coding sequence TTGCGGGAACTGGTTCGGACCAACGATATGGTGCTGGTTTCGGCGGTCGGCGCCCTGCTCGACGGCGCCCATATTCACCATCTGGTGCTGGATCAGAATATGAGCATCCTCGAAGGCTCGCTGGGCGTCCTGCCGCGCCGTATTCTGGTCCATGAGGACGACGACCGCGAGGCGCGGCAGATCCTCAGCGACGCCGGGCTCGCCCACGAGCTGCGAGCCGATGACTGA
- a CDS encoding tRNA1(Val) (adenine(37)-N6)-methyltransferase, which produces MTDSAAEFTEDAFLGGQLRLRQPRSGHRAGHDAMLLAAATPVGPGDRVVEFGAGVGAAGLAVARRVTGIDLVLVEIDADLAGLARSNAVSNAIAAEAIVLDVAAAADAFAAAGLTPDSADVVLMNPPFNDAARHRASPDKARASAHVATASTLEGWVHAARRILKSGGVLTLIWRADGIAEVLAALDRGFGSLAILPVHGDPGTPAIRLLIRSIKGGRAPTQIHPALMLNDESGVPNKRVQEILAGKGVLPLATL; this is translated from the coding sequence ATGACTGATTCCGCCGCCGAATTCACCGAGGATGCATTTCTCGGCGGACAATTGCGCCTGCGTCAGCCGCGGTCGGGCCACCGCGCCGGCCACGACGCCATGCTGCTGGCCGCGGCGACGCCGGTGGGTCCGGGCGATCGCGTGGTCGAATTCGGCGCCGGCGTCGGCGCCGCCGGTCTCGCGGTCGCCAGGCGCGTGACCGGGATCGATCTCGTTCTGGTCGAGATCGATGCTGATCTGGCCGGGCTCGCGCGAAGCAACGCCGTCTCGAATGCGATCGCGGCCGAGGCGATCGTGCTGGACGTGGCGGCTGCCGCCGACGCCTTTGCCGCCGCGGGCCTCACTCCCGACAGCGCCGATGTGGTTCTGATGAATCCGCCGTTCAACGATGCCGCGCGGCACCGCGCCTCGCCGGACAAGGCCCGCGCCTCGGCCCATGTCGCAACGGCTTCGACGCTGGAGGGCTGGGTCCACGCCGCGCGGCGGATCCTGAAATCCGGCGGCGTGCTGACTTTGATTTGGCGCGCCGACGGAATCGCGGAGGTGCTGGCGGCGCTCGATCGCGGCTTCGGCAGCCTGGCGATCCTGCCGGTTCACGGCGATCCCGGGACCCCCGCGATTCGGCTCCTGATACGTTCGATCAAGGGCGGACGGGCTCCCACGCAAATCCATCCCGCCCTGATGCTCAACGATGAGTCAGGCGTGCCCAACAAACGGGTACAGGAAATTCTGGCGGGGAAGGGTGTCTTGCCCCTTGCGACACTCTGA
- a CDS encoding S49 family peptidase, which produces MSEQISDRAGLPGLVERLMQFVPARLRRGAVVVPVVRLSGLIGAVTPLRPGMSLAGVARTLERAFAMKHAKAVALVINSPGGSPVQSRQIYLRIRQLAAEKKLPVLVFVEDVAASGGYMIACAGDEIFCDPSSILGSIGVVGGSFGFQDLIAKIGVERRLYTAGAHKAMLDPFLPENPDDVARLKALQREIHAIFIALVKQSRGARLKGADDTLFTGEYWAGETSVSLGLADAVGDLRSTLRTRYGDKVLTPVVSPPGGMLSSLFGRKSPGAGTAASLEAIAGLPDELISALESRAIWAKFGF; this is translated from the coding sequence ATGAGTGAACAAATAAGTGATCGCGCGGGACTGCCGGGCCTCGTCGAGCGGCTGATGCAATTCGTTCCGGCGCGGCTGCGGCGTGGCGCCGTCGTCGTGCCCGTGGTCCGGTTGTCGGGCCTGATCGGTGCGGTGACGCCGCTGCGGCCGGGCATGTCGCTGGCGGGCGTCGCCCGGACGCTGGAGCGCGCCTTCGCCATGAAGCATGCAAAGGCGGTGGCGCTGGTGATCAATTCGCCCGGCGGTTCGCCGGTGCAGTCGCGCCAGATCTATCTGCGGATCCGGCAGCTTGCCGCGGAGAAGAAACTGCCGGTGCTGGTGTTCGTCGAGGATGTGGCGGCCTCCGGCGGCTACATGATCGCCTGCGCAGGCGACGAGATCTTCTGCGATCCGTCTTCGATCCTGGGCTCGATCGGCGTGGTCGGCGGTTCCTTCGGATTCCAGGACCTGATCGCAAAGATCGGCGTCGAGCGGCGGCTCTATACGGCCGGCGCCCACAAGGCGATGCTCGATCCGTTCCTGCCGGAAAACCCCGACGACGTCGCGCGCCTGAAAGCGCTTCAGCGCGAGATCCACGCCATCTTCATCGCGCTGGTCAAGCAGAGCCGGGGCGCCCGCCTCAAGGGCGCTGACGACACCCTGTTCACCGGGGAATACTGGGCCGGCGAAACCTCGGTTTCACTGGGCCTTGCGGACGCCGTCGGCGATCTGCGCTCGACCTTGCGCACCCGCTACGGCGACAAGGTGCTGACCCCCGTGGTCTCGCCCCCGGGCGGGATGCTGTCGAGCCTGTTCGGCCGCAAATCGCCCGGCGCGGGAACGGCTGCCTCGCTCGAGGCGATTGCGGGCCTGCCGGACGAACTGATTTCCGCGCTCGAGAGCAGGGCAATTTGGGCCAAATTTGGGTTCTGA